Within Enoplosus armatus isolate fEnoArm2 chromosome 1, fEnoArm2.hap1, whole genome shotgun sequence, the genomic segment AGAGTTTTAGTATATTTGCACTAGTGTCATAACAACATAATATATTAAAGGCTTTTCCCACTGacataaaattacatttcctcgataaatataaaagtaataTACTGTGTAATACAAAATCTTCATACAGTAGGTTTGATGTACATTCAAATCTACCATTATCCTATAACTACACTGTGACATACCATATTTCTCTCTCCATGAACACCTGccataaatgtaatttgtaaatTGTCAAGAAAACATTGTATTGCactatatacacatatatatatacacatatgcccctcgtatacatacatatacacacatacacatacatatatatttccCATGTTTGAACAGTATTGGAGCATGGACAAAACAATGTTTCCCCGTGTGCAGTTCTGTGGAGTAGCATTACTTACTCTCTGCGGTGGCGGGCCAGAGGCAGGACGACAGACCCAGCATCAGACCCCAAAACAAGGTCAAGCGGCTCCTTTCAATTCGAGACCTCATTCCTGGCTGAGTTAATCCTCCCAAATCCTGTAAATAAATACGTTGAGGGGAGGAAACGTGGGCAAAACCCGGTCAGAAttattaaaaagctgtttttaatatCCAGCCAGCACCTTTTAGCTGTTAGCCGGCTAATGGAGCTAATAGCTACTACATACAGGCTAGCAGGGTAGCTTTCTCACGTTTCCTAATGGGAGTCCAATCGCGCTCCAAAATCACCGATTTATTCCTCTCGCCAGAAAATATGTATTCATAGTTCTGTTTATTCctgccaaaaacaacactgcgTTGACGTGTATAATGAAACAAATGCGGCTAAACTAGCGGCGGGGATTCCTCTGTAATCCGCATCTTCACACTCCATATCTGGAGGAAAAACGTTCACCGTCCCGCTGCTGGAGATTCCTCAGGAGGCAGAAAACGCGTCAAACCCCCTTAAAATTGGGATGGAAGGAGACCGTCGAGAGCATACAATAACATATTAAATCGATACACAGCCCCTCGTGGGTGAACGACACGACGTTGGTTTCGAAATATCCAGGATAAAATCTGGTTTCAGACCGCagcctccttcttctcctcctcctcctcctcctcagccgctcatcatgcacacacgcacCGCGTTGTTGTGGTGGCTGTAATTCACCTTCATATCAAGGGAAAATGGAGTATTTGACCCTATTGCTCCGGGTTAGGTCAGCGTCTTTGGTTTTCTGATGCTCTTCGTCGATAGATAGCTGGACAGATAGCGTAGTTAGACAGATTAATGTACAGGTACGCACACCGTCTCCTTCGATCGGTCTGCAGTCTGCCGTGTTCACTGTAAACACGGCGCCGTGCGCAGAGATCGTCTCTGTTTCAAAAGATGAATCACTCGAGCCTCTGCCCCGCCTTCCAGTCTGTGAAAGTGGGCGTCGCTCTTACTGCAGTTTAGCCACCATTGGAGAGCAGTTACCATAGTGACTGGTCTGGTACTCATCACAAGAGGGTCAgctttatctctgtgtgttaaCAGTATCGTTGACAGAACAGACTGCAAAGGATATTTGCAAAAGGACCCCACATctcattactacattatcaTCTGCAAAAGAGGACATTTCACTGCGCCATCTTTCCTTCTGCCCTCACACCAGACACTGAGGCAGGGGTCGTAATATGGACCGACATGATTCTACCAGAACCCCATACACCGAAGTTTCTTTCCAATTTCACGAAAGCACTCATTTGTGCACTTCTTCGTGAAGGTTCCCATCATCACCATAGCATATCAAAATTGTAGACAGAGTGAGACCTCGGCTCTTACTTCTCCTCTCTGGTCACCACCGTAGCGACTCCGTTTACGACGCGGTGTGAAGGAAATCCGGGATGCGGATCCAGGATCAGGGTTGTTTTGCTCCTCACAAATACACAGCAGAGGACTGCCAAGATCGTGTCCGTCTGCACCACCTGTAATTACACTCTTAACCAATCTACGCAGGCACGGGTGTGCCTTCATATACATGTAGTGTTATAGGCCTGTCATCCATACATGTACAAATATCACTGGCGTCTTTACAGTATATGTCTGTATTATATCTGTTTTATTCTTATCtagacataaaataaagaatggCCGTCGTGGTTTTGACATTATGATATGATGGGCTATTCAACTTTGTTTAATGTCCTGTAATAGAATTCATATTAAAtttcaacaaacagaaaataatcacaataacaCAATTAAGCCTTGTAATAGTACGTCACAAAAAATCAAggcacattttaaatttgtgttcactaaaataaaaaacactttaggGATACGGAAtgtatggatttttttttttttttacagaataaacatcaaacattttgggaaattatcCCCTCAAATACATCTCATCATGTAGTCATGGCTTGTGGAGCTTGGGAGCAACTCGCACAACAACATTGGGCTCTGGGTTTCCTCTGAAAAGACACCGAAATGCTGCCATCTTGAGGGGAGCGGAGCTAACTGCAGATCTTCTTCAtctacagtaaaataaataacaagagGGAGGGGTGCAACTTCAAACTACTAATTTTCTAAAGAAATCTATggaaatatgaatgtatttcttATGAAGACCTGGTTTAAGATAtgaattattttttctttgcataTGTTGTTATCATGGGAGGTCAAAGTGGAAAAAACCATTTAAATCCAAAAAAAGCCACGAAACTAAGATGGAAAATAAAGTCACACTTTAGCTGTGTGAGCTGAATATATAGGGAGACAGAACAGTTAAACTGTGGATTTTAAAACAACTCATCTCACCACACTGacttttactttgtttgttACACAGACAGGTACAGTTGCAATGATCCTTTGAGGTCTGAGGCCCAGGCTGAGGAAGTGGAGGGCTGGCAGCTTGGGATGCTGTGAGAGAAGCAGACAGTAAACAAAACCGTCCATAGAGGAGCCCCTGACAGTTTTGATTATCCCTGTAATTACAGGCCGCTTTCATCACTtcacagagcagagcacagaggcATTATTTGAACGCCACACATTACCTCAGCTTTGGCAGACAGCACTCGGCATCCGTCACAATCCAACAATTAGcactgagagggaaaaaaatgcacattaaaaatgaaGTGAATATCAGTGGCCACCCAAGAGTCCAAATACAGTGAGTCACCCTCTAACAAGTGCTCACTGTACCAACATGACCTCCCTGTGCCAGAGAATGTTGTGCCTGTCCACTTGCATTTGTTAAGTCCCTATTAAAGTCCCCATGAAGGCAGCCGGCGGGCCCACCTACCTCGACTGTCCCGGTGGAATCCATTCTCGCACTGCACTCATGTGGAAATAAGCCTGTTTACCACCAACGGGTCACACATGCTAATGAgcgtctgtttgttttccaatgTGCTCATGCAGGAGGAAGGGAATTTAGAGGGGAAATAATAGATGATATGCAGACAACAGCCCAGGTGGCTTTGCAGCGCTAATGATGAAAGACGTAGAACAGAGAATTAATGGATATGAAATCAGAACAGGAAATGTGGCCTGACATTTGGATGTTGCTGGGTCCGatcacacagaaagacagaatgtCGGCTGACCTGGTTTGAGAGTAGTGGTGTGGTTGTGGCTCAAGAATCCACAGATAGACCACAGACCAATGAGCTTTGTCTGATGAACCCCCATCTGACAGGTAAGGTATGGCATTGTGGAGAATTATCATTTGGTGttttacacaaaaagaaatcacagaaaCGCAAATTCCCATTGTgttaagaatttttttttatttttataaatgtatacagCACACAAATGAatacgtacaaacacacacatatactttgAGAACCACCACTACAGCATACAGgtacaaatacatacaacaaATGTTTCTTCAGGAGcaatacatatgtgtgtgtgtgtgtgtgtgtgtgtgtgtgtgtacatatatatatatatatatatatatataacctttACTTCTCCAGCTAAGGTTTATTTAGCATACTTATACGTTGCTCCACACAATCCTCCCTGGAAGCTGAGATTTAGATTAGCAACATACTCAACCTTCAACTGTTATAGAGCTGCCCACTGGTCAAGACTGGTTTTCCTGTGCAGCTTCCTGGTGTGAAGATAACCTGCTAAGATTTTACAATCATAATGATAGCAGACATTGGAAATGGCTTTACAATGTTTTtgctcattcacccattcacacaccaatggcagcAAGCTACCACGCAGGTCAACCATCAGGAGCACTTTGGGGTTGAGCGTCTTGCCCAAGGATACTTGGGCATATGGACGGGAGGAGGTGAGGATCGAGCCACCAACCCTGTGATCCGTAGACAACCCACTCTACTGAGCCACAGCCACCCCCCTTTTAATGTATCCCTCATGACCCTGAAGTATTATAGTATCATCAACTATAATCCATTTTCACACAATACTGTAAATTTAAGCTTGTGATCAGTGATTATATTACATTATCAGTTACACCTCATAATTGATATATTTGTTAGAACAGCGACAGGCTGAGATGAGTCACATTAGAATTCTGCCTTTCGCTGTTGGTAACAGTGACAGCGATAAAACAGGTCAGAAAAGATTTTCACCTTTGCTTGCATGCGTAGGATGGACAAAAATCGCTTCACAATACAATGATTTTGCTGTAAATAGGCTGACCAGTTTGGTGAAGAAGTTCATAATGTTTGTGGTTTGAtgacactgtcagaggtgttgattcaaccaTTTAGGAGGCCATAGTTTGTAAAGtggttaataaaaaaatacattgctttttgagacattttgctGCTACGTTGCATCATTTGATCAGATGATCTTGATCAgaggccctgttcagacctggtacTAACATCCGTCCTGGGTGATCTGGGTGAGATTCTCCAACTTCTGTAGATCGCAGCAAAGAAAGGTGCAGCTGgtgtgacatcactgctttGAGATTTCAAGGCAGCATGAAGCAGCCGACAAAGGTACAAAGGGGCCAGTATAATTGTGTGGTGCCTCAGTTACTGGTGCATTAGTCACAAAGACTGCAACATTATGTAATGTGGCGGGGAAAAGTCTCAGAACTTCTGATGACACatgggaaacacagagaaagagaaacagtgaaAGCTCTCGTCAATGTTGACACTTTATGGGATATCGACTTGACAATGCTACACAAACTgcctcaacaaaaacaaaataatcatgAGCTTCACTAAACGGCTGTACTACAAGGCTCCTGTATTATATTTTATGGCTTCTAAAGTCTAAACACCTGTCACGACGTGTTTTGAGAATTACTGGGCGTACAAAGAACAATTCTACTAATGTTAATATACTGTACGTGTTCCATGATGATCATTTGAGTGAATTTAAGCCACAACGTATGCTGTAAATTCAGTTAACTTTCTCTCAGAGTGTTTCTGACTGATTGTTCACCATAGGTCGAGTATATTGCATGACATGTATTAGATACACATTTCACCTCACATAGGCTACACAAGAGATATTTACGACATTTTATCTTTCTTATCTAGGGTCATCTTTCAATTAGTGCATTGACATGTGCATTAGTATCCCAGTTTTGAGCCTTTTTCCTGGTTTTGATCTTATATGGGATATGCTGGAACATTATTCATATCCCTGTTTACATGATTCCAAcagtatccaggtttctgatcatCACTGTGCAGACGTGTCTTGATTTCTACCATCTCAGTCACTATGTTCTGCACCAACAAAGAAtgttcagaaacctggataaggTAATCTACATGCCACAGTATCCTGGTTTCTATAGGAGTACTCCAGGTAGAGTATCCAGGTTTCTCAAAACGAGACTTGATGTTTACATGCGCAGCACATAACCGGGATACTCCAAAAACACAGCCAGGATTCTGGTGCGCATGATGTGAACGCACTCAGTGACCTCCCCGGAACAAAAGACCGGAGGTGTTTGTTAGAGGTCGACTGCTGAATGTGGAGACGCAACCGGATGTAAACTCACGAATTCATCCGGCAGCTGAGAGGCCGAGAAGTACTCTAGCTAACGTAATCTAAACAGTCAGAAGCgtaacattttaataattacTTCATATTGTGATTTGACAACTCCAAAGAATAGAGATGATTAAAGCCATCTTGATATTTAACAACCACGGGAAACCGCGGCTGATCAGATTCTATCAGTATTTTGTAAGTATTTTTTGGGGCTGCTGTAcaaaaacattagcatttttcTATTGCTGTCTTCACTCTCATTTAGCTAAGATAGCAAACAGTGTTGAATTAGCATTTGTCAGCTTGTCCATAGTCCTCCGCACCACAAATGTTACCAATATCTAGATCGGTGTGCGTCTAAAATGTAACCAAATTGCAATTTACAAATGACGTTAACTTTAGCTGACGCCATCTTGCAGTGGTTTAGGGGAGCTTATCTAGCCACTTCTTACTTTTAGTTCCTTCCTGTTGAGGTAAACGCCtcactttaaaacacattttaacaatgtACACCTCCATTAGCAATATTGAACGGATGGAATTTATTCGCAGGTATGATTTcgcagaaacaaaacactcgTAACTTTTCAAGCTTTGTACAAATTCACTGTTACTACTTCCGTATTGGCCTGGTTAGCTAGTGATCACTGATTTTTGGATCATTGACGACCTGTCAAGCTTATAGCTGCAGGTAAAATGGCCTTTCACAAAGAGCAGTGAGATATGAACATTAGGGATCGTTAGTATTCATTCCTCTCCAGTAAGTTTTGCTTGGGTAGATTCTGTTACATTAATTTCAGACAATTCAACAGGTTGAGGTTTAGGTAATGAGATAAATCAGGGGCCACAGTCCACAGTTaagtttttttaattattgagcATGAAAAAGTTTCAACCTGATCCACAAGTAACCAAGTATGGTGGTTATCAAGGATCTCATGTTAAACATCAGCCTTTTTTCTATGCtgtaataatatatttgtaCCTGTTATCTGTGAGTGGGAATTTCAGAATGCATGAAAGGCTAGTTTTTATTAATACTTTCTCTGGTGCCACAAGGTTCTTGTGCaacgaatgaatgaataaaaaccaaacacagactATATTTCGTAGAGTGGTTGGCACTAAGTAGACTGTGTCATGTGTTTTCTTGCAGGCGGAGGacatgcagcagcagatcaTTCGGGAGACTTTCCATTTGGTATCTAAAAGAGATGACAATGTCTGCAACTTCTTGGAGGGTGGAAGGCAAGtgttgctgtttgctgtggTTCTGTCCgaaaatcacattttgacaaGTGAATAACTAAGAAagtgtttatactgtatgtatgaaaagAAATCTCAGAAAAGCTGCTGCAACTGAAATTGTTTGGTTCATGTCGTGATTTTTGTAATGGAAAGACTTAGAGTGACAGCTAAACATGAGAGTACTTGCATTCGGAGACTTTTAAAGTTTATGTTGAcagagactgaaagacagacctttttttaaactaagtACTGCAAACGCTGGACCTTGTGGGCTTTCTCAATGTGGTTTGATGTCACTACAGGCACTGACATCACTTGGCAGCAAAGATGAGCCTTTGTTCAGCAGCTGACTGCAGATGCAGTAACATGACTTTAACCATTAGATGGAGGCAAACCCACAAAAGTAGACTTGGTCTcacttcttttcatttctttctttcttttcttttctcctgtcaACTCACTTACTTTATtgcatacatttatttgaatgacTGAGTTTCATTCACAGCATATAGCTCGACCTGGATTTTCTTTGTAAGGCTGCATTTTTATCTTGTTGCAGTCTCATCGGTGGCTCCGACTACAAGCTCATTTACAGGCACTATGCAACCCTCTACTTTGTCTTCTGTGTGGACTCGTCTGAGAGTGAGCTCGGCATTCTGGACCTGATCCAGGTCAGCTTCTACTCTATTAGTTTGCTTTCTATACATATTTAATGTGTGGTATTTGAAGTAAAATCACATCTGCCCTTTTTCCATGTCCTCATACAATGGTCCAAGCTTGAAAGGAAGACACTTTGTCTCTCCCTTGAGCTCCTTTCCATTACATTATGCTGTATTTGATTAATTTTAGGAAACAGGGATCATTTTTGACCCATTGCTGGTAAGGAACTGGTTGCCTTTAGTGCTGGTGATCTAGGAAATTAGATCTACCTCACTGAACTGCTGGGTCTCGCAGGCATGtggtgtccacacagacagcgttgctgctgctgcggtgctgctgctgccagatcTCAAAGGAAATCTTTCTGGATAAGACCAGTCATGTACTAACAACATGTAAACGAGGAAACACAGATCTGACAGATACAGGCTGTATTGACAGCTCAACTAAGTTATCATGTAAAGTGCTGatagtcttttttcttttttttttatcagagctGAAATCTGGTTTTACATCTTTGTTATCTCTGTTGGGAAATTCTGTTGTACTTGTGGCAGCATGTAAGAGACATAACTCTTGCCCTAAAAAGTGAAGCAACATCCACATTAGGACCAGAGTCCTTCCACTGATCACTGACCACTGATCACTGGTCAGATATTTATCAGCACAATCCCGTATCATCAGTAAAGGAGAATTATGACAGAATAGTGGCTGACTACCACTAGCAACAACTTTCCCCTCTACACTCCTCAGTATTACATCGACCAAACCAACACATGATACAAAAGTAGGAATACTTAAAAATAGCCCATAAAATATCAGCATTGCAGGATTGTTAAAGGTGCTCAGCTTACAGTTTTTGATGACTGATCCCACACTGACCAGCCTTGAacccaaatgtttgtgttgatcCACCTACATGGCCTCACTCTTATTATCATTGATATTAGTATTATATCTAAAACCAGTCACCCATTCTgtagttttttaaatgtttagtATGACTGACTTCCTGCAGGTTTGGACCATCTTTACTTGCTTATTCAGCAGAATTAAAGCAGCATTTGTTATGCCCTCAAATATAATCACAATCCTCAAAATGTTCCATGATAACAACATTTGAGGTGTTTATTTGAGAAATGGGATGTTTGACTGTCCAAATCCTCTTCATTGTAGGTGTTTGTGGAGACACTGGATAAATGCTTTGAAAACGTCTGTGAACTGGACCTCATATTCCACATGGACAAGGTGAGTGGGGAGTGGTGGAGCCTTTTTTATACTGGTCATCTTTTAAGCGTTTCTTCTGCacattgctgctgtttgtgccaCAGTGTTGAGCTCAGAAGCAGGGCGTTCCATAAGTGCTactttattatattcatttttgattCTGATAAGATAGTTTTGATGAACAAGCTATGAGTGTACTTCTTACGACCACTAGCCTGAGCTTCAAAACAATGCGAGCATGATGATAGAGAAacatggctgtctgtctgtatcagTCCCGCCCCCACATGCtctatataaatgtatgtgtgtcgTCTTCAGCGTATGACAAATATTAGCAAAATAATTGATGGCAAAACACCTTCGGAATTGCATTGATTGCACAGACGAGGGTCACcctcattcaattcaattcaattcaattcatgaATGAATTATCTTCATTTACATTGTGCTTTTTACAGCAGAGCCATATCTAAGACGCATTGCAAACACGCACTAAAACAGGCAATGTTGTCGAAGTAACAGGCCTGTGTCATATGAGGAAAATGTAGGCGATGCCTCGCCCTCACATTGGAACTTTACAGATTATAATGaacacttttgtattttttgacCAATTGTGCAAACTAATGTCAAATtccccaaataaaaaaaatatgttggaATAGTGGCATCAGAAGTTGCCAGGGGCCACCAAATTCGGGCTATTTTTTGGCCACCCCTCTCCCCTAGCTGGCTGCTTTTCCCACACTGGCTGGCAACTTCACATCCTTGTGGAAAGCCCAGCGAGTTAGCTGTGACTTAGACATGGATCAGCTGCACAGTCTGACCTGCTGAATGACGCCCCTTTCCAGTGTCAGCACAACctacactgttgtttttaaaaacagtggGACAAACCACCTCCAACAACTCTTGCATGTGATGTTAAAATCAGTGTaaacttcacaataaaagtattACAAGAAAATTCTGCCTTGTACTGTGTAACAGCTGCAGGAAGCAACGACTCTGCCACTAGCCGTAAATGAGATAATTTACTGCTAGTGGCCAGCAGTTGGTCAACTTCTACATTAGAACATTTTCTTTGCCACTCTTATTTTACTATATTATTTTAAGTACATTGGTTTGGCAAAAATCAATTGAAATGAAAGCGCATTGTTTCATTCTCTTCCTcatatgtgtacatgtgcacacaaatgaGGAAGTCGACCAGATTCCTTCCCAGAAACACAATGTTGTACCTTGAATCATGTAGCCTGAAGTAACCAGCGTCTGTAAGGCTATGGGAATGTTAAGGCCTGTGCACACGAAGTCTGTGAATTCCATCCAAAAATGTCGGAAACAACCGCATGTTTACTCCATTATGTTTACTGCACACATGCCAACTctgaaacagcagtttgttatgaatggttttgtttttcacattcaaTAAAAGGTTCAGATGAGAAAGACATGACCCTGAGGTGTTCAGCGTAGTcgtgtgtttttgtcttctccATATAGCCAGCTGCTTTTCAGGAACAGCTGCATTGCTGTAATTGGTCCAGttgttttttggtgtgtgtgtgtgggctcagCATTTTTACTAATATTATATATCAAACTGGGCTCATGACATCATACAGGGGACATTGAAAGAGTTGCAGCTCCTTCTCTTAACATTTTCACTTCAGAAGTGAGAGAATTGTCAGTTTCGTTTTGAAATGGGAATTTCTGCAAGgactgattaaaaaaacaaaaaaaaaacatcagtgttcAGGTATTTTTCTTGTAAAGGTTTTTTGATGATGGGTTTTTAAAAGACTCCTTTTTAGAATGAAGCTCTGTATTGTTCAGGCCTTCTTTTCTCTGCCTGGGGCTGAGCTCGACGTGTTGCTGGAAACTAATCAGACACGTCTACGGCCATCTTGATTGAATTTTCCCAGCAGGAAATTGATGTCATGTGGTGCAGTGGGGTTTGGCCTGAGGAATGTTCCAAGGTGAAACTTGGAAATATTTCTActagagagaaaacatttagcTTTTAGAAGGCTCTCCTGGCTAACATTGACCAGCATAGCACTGtgaaattgtaatttttacacatACGCAGGGTTTTGAAACAAACTTAATATTACTCTATCGTCTGTCATGGACATATGCAGATGAATAAATTACAGGTTTCATGTCTTTCCCTCATGTCACTTTATGCAGCAACTGATATAGTCCAATTAATTTTCAAGGAGAACATTTAGGAACAGAACAGTTTTATTGAAAACTATACTGGTTTCAAATCTCTTCCAGGCATGATTATATTTCCAGTTAATCATCCGTAGCCTCAAAGCAATAGAAGACTGTCTCATGTTCCCCGAAATATTTTGTGCCCACAGGAATTCACAAATCTAAacttgagagagaaaataaaactttctcCAAGTGAGCCATGAGTGAGAGCTACGTTCCAGAGAGGACTGAACTGTCCACCTTTAGGTTTTGCACCTCTCTCATCCCTTCTGTATCATTCGGTATAAAGACATAGAGATGAGATGAGTTGAGTTGCCAAACGAGGCAGGATTGTAAAGTACCACAGCGAAGCACAGTCAAATCTGGCTGCATTATGGATccagtttttattattctttatctGTCGGAGTCACAGCAAGCATGCAAAG encodes:
- the ap3s2 gene encoding AP-3 complex subunit sigma-2 isoform X2, with amino-acid sequence MIKAILIFNNHGKPRLIRFYQYFAEDMQQQIIRETFHLVSKRDDNVCNFLEGGSLIGGSDYKLIYRHYATLYFVFCVDSSESELGILDLIQVFVETLDKCFENVCELDLIFHMDKVHYILQEVVMGGMVLETNMNEIVAQVEVQNRMEKSEGGLSAAPARAVSAVKNMNLPEIPRNINIGDINIKVPSLSPF
- the ap3s2 gene encoding AP-3 complex subunit sigma-2 isoform X4, coding for MIKAILIFNNHGKPRLIRFYQYFAEDMQQQIIRETFHLVSKRDDNVCNFLEGGSLIGGSDYKLIYRHYATLYFVFCVDSSESELGILDLIQVFVETLDKCFENVCELDLIFHMDKGGLSAAPARAVSAVKNMNLPEIPRNINIGDINIKVPSLSPF
- the ap3s2 gene encoding AP-3 complex subunit sigma-2 isoform X1, encoding MIKAILIFNNHGKPRLIRFYQYFAEDMQQQIIRETFHLVSKRDDNVCNFLEGGSLIGGSDYKLIYRHYATLYFVFCVDSSESELGILDLIQVFVETLDKCFENVCELDLIFHMDKVHYILQEVVMGGMVLETNMNEIVAQVEVQNRMEKSEVIIQKGLVCFPCRVVSFWQGGLSAAPARAVSAVKNMNLPEIPRNINIGDINIKVPSLSPF
- the ap3s2 gene encoding AP-3 complex subunit sigma-2 isoform X5 produces the protein MIKAILIFNNHGKPRLIRFYQYFAEDMQQQIIRETFHLVSKRDDNVCNFLEGGSLIGGSDYKLIYRHYATLYFVFCVDSSESELGILDLIQGGLSAAPARAVSAVKNMNLPEIPRNINIGDINIKVPSLSPF
- the ap3s2 gene encoding AP-3 complex subunit sigma-2 isoform X3 — its product is MIKAILIFNNHGKPRLIRFYQYFAEDMQQQIIRETFHLVSKRDDNVCNFLEGGSLIGGSDYKLIYRHYATLYFVFCVDSSESELGILDLIQVHYILQEVVMGGMVLETNMNEIVAQVEVQNRMEKSEGGLSAAPARAVSAVKNMNLPEIPRNINIGDINIKVPSLSPF